A genome region from Ursus arctos isolate Adak ecotype North America unplaced genomic scaffold, UrsArc2.0 scaffold_18, whole genome shotgun sequence includes the following:
- the CCL27 gene encoding C-C motif chemokine 27, which translates to MKGPSSTCSLLLLLLLLSPDPGAALPLPTSITCCTQLYRQPLSNKLLRRVIRVEVQEADGDCHLQAFVLHLTRRSVCIHPQNRSLARWFERQGRMLQGTLPNLNLGLIGKMDQGPQ; encoded by the exons ATGAAGGGGCCCTCATCCACATGCAGCCTCCTGCTGCTACTGTTGCTGCTGAGCCCAGACCCTGGAGCGG CACTGCCACTGCCAACCAGCATTACCTGCTGTACTCAGCTCTACCGCCAGCCACTCTCGAACAAGCTACTGAGGAGGGTCATCCGGGTGGAAGTGCAGGAAGCTGATGGGGACTGTCACCTTCAGGCCTTCGT GCTTCACCTGACTCGACGCAGTGTCTGCATCCACCCTCAGAATCGCAGCCTGGCTCGGTGGTTTGAGCGCCAAGGGAGGATGCTCCAGGGGACTCTGCCTAACCTGAATTTGGGGCTGATAGGGAAAATGGACCAGGGCCCTCAGTAG